The following are encoded in a window of Alphaproteobacteria bacterium genomic DNA:
- a CDS encoding FAD-binding oxidoreductase, translated as MSEILTRLRDLVGPAGWLDTPADLAPYEKEERGLFHGKARAVVRPADTREVAAVLKFCNENRLPVVPQGGNTGLVGGGVPDTSGTQIVLSLARLDKIRALDPVNDTMTVEAGVVLADIQKRAADADRLFPLSLAAEGSCRIGGNLSTNAGGINVLRYGMARDLVLGLEVVLADGRVLDTMTGLRKDNTGYDLKQIFLGAEGTLGIITAAVLKLFPAMREVETCFVALPDPKAGIELLGRAKAESGGNVQAFELTERRLLDFVFAHIPGTADPLAEKHPWYALIEFAAGDLGGALKTMVERLLERAMEDGLVLDAAIASSEQQRKALWKLRESMTEAQKPEGASIKHDISVPVSSVPDFLARGAAAVEAFVPGARVCAFGHAGDGNIHFNISRPLDWADDKFQALRHEMNARVHAIVAEYRGSISAEHGIGILKRDELPLHKDATALQLMRTLKAAFDPNNILNPGKLLP; from the coding sequence ATGAGCGAAATTCTGACCCGCCTGCGCGATCTCGTCGGCCCCGCCGGCTGGCTCGATACGCCCGCCGACCTTGCCCCATACGAGAAGGAGGAGCGCGGCCTGTTCCACGGCAAGGCCCGTGCGGTCGTGCGCCCGGCCGATACGCGCGAAGTCGCGGCGGTGCTGAAGTTTTGTAACGAGAACCGCCTGCCGGTCGTTCCCCAGGGCGGCAATACCGGCTTGGTCGGCGGCGGCGTACCCGACACGAGCGGCACGCAGATCGTCCTGTCCCTGGCAAGGCTCGACAAAATCCGCGCGCTCGATCCGGTCAACGATACGATGACGGTCGAAGCGGGCGTCGTCCTCGCCGATATCCAGAAGCGCGCGGCGGACGCGGACCGTTTGTTCCCGCTGTCGCTGGCGGCCGAAGGCTCGTGCCGGATCGGCGGCAATCTGTCGACCAACGCGGGCGGCATCAACGTGCTGCGCTATGGCATGGCGCGCGATCTCGTCCTCGGCCTCGAAGTCGTGCTCGCCGACGGGCGCGTGCTCGACACGATGACCGGCTTGCGCAAGGACAACACCGGCTACGATCTCAAACAGATCTTCCTCGGCGCGGAAGGCACGCTCGGTATCATCACCGCCGCCGTGCTGAAACTGTTCCCCGCGATGCGCGAGGTCGAAACCTGCTTCGTCGCGTTGCCCGATCCCAAAGCCGGGATCGAATTGCTCGGCCGCGCGAAGGCGGAAAGCGGCGGCAACGTCCAGGCGTTCGAATTGACCGAACGCCGTCTGCTCGATTTCGTGTTCGCGCATATTCCGGGCACGGCCGATCCGCTGGCGGAAAAACATCCCTGGTACGCGCTGATCGAATTCGCCGCCGGCGATCTGGGCGGCGCGCTCAAGACCATGGTCGAACGCCTGCTCGAACGCGCGATGGAGGACGGGCTCGTCCTAGACGCCGCGATCGCGTCGTCCGAGCAGCAGCGCAAGGCGCTGTGGAAATTGCGCGAGAGCATGACCGAAGCGCAAAAGCCCGAGGGTGCTTCGATCAAGCACGATATTTCGGTGCCGGTCTCGTCGGTGCCGGATTTCCTGGCGCGCGGGGCCGCGGCGGTCGAAGCTTTCGTGCCGGGCGCGCGGGTTTGCGCCTTCGGCCATGCGGGCGACGGCAATATCCATTTCAATATCAGCCGCCCGCTCGACTGGGCCGACGACAAATTCCAAGCGCTGCGCCACGAAATGAACGCGCGCGTGCATGCGATCGTCGCCGAATATCGCGGCTCGATCTCGGCCGAACACGGCATCGGCATTCTCAAGCGCGACGAGCTGCCGCTTCACAAGGACGCGACCGCGCTCCAATTGATGCGCACGCTGAAGGCCGCGTTCGACCCCAACAACATCCTCAATCCCGGCAAGCTGCTGCCCTGA
- a CDS encoding N-acetyltransferase, whose translation MSIIVRPSRDSDIPAIAAIYAHHVRHGLASFEDVPPDEAELAKRRLDVVTKGFPYLVAESEGRLRGYCYAGLYRTRVAYRFTLEDSVYVAPDAIRQGVGRALLGALIPACEATGARQLIAVIGDSANHSSIGLHEAFGFQRVGLLPSVGWKFGRWVDSVLMQRALGPGDTNAP comes from the coding sequence TTGAGCATCATCGTCCGCCCGTCGCGCGACAGCGACATCCCCGCGATCGCCGCGATCTACGCCCATCACGTGCGCCACGGCCTGGCGAGTTTCGAGGACGTGCCGCCGGACGAAGCCGAGCTTGCCAAGCGCCGCTTGGACGTCGTCACGAAGGGTTTTCCCTATCTGGTTGCGGAATCCGAAGGCCGGTTGCGCGGCTATTGCTATGCCGGGCTCTACCGCACGCGCGTTGCCTATCGCTTCACGCTGGAGGATTCGGTCTATGTGGCGCCCGACGCGATCCGCCAAGGGGTGGGCCGCGCCTTGCTGGGCGCGCTGATCCCGGCTTGCGAAGCGACGGGGGCCCGCCAATTGATCGCGGTGATCGGCGACAGCGCCAATCATTCCTCGATCGGTTTGCACGAAGCGTTCGGCTTTCAGCGCGTCGGCTTGCTGCCGTCGGTCGGCTGGAAATTCGGCCGCTGGGTGGATTCGGTGCTGATGCAGCGCGCGCTGGGGCCGGGCGATACGAACGCGCCCTAG
- a CDS encoding MFS transporter, which yields MSATVPLSVWRLGASGVAAVIGFSLLIPYTAIRLEGLGHSATAIGVFSAIPWLAVLALAPFIARLAQIIGGSTMYVQAALISAPFPLVFALTENYLVWCAINFLIGVAAALRWIVSEAWVVDLVPADRRGRAVGLYETSLGFSFMCGPLLLTPFAPDSPVPAFIAILLWTLSWLLASGLPATPAREGDERPRESSFALVLRAVPAAIVAAVVGGAFETGLTGIGTYWGLAIGLSAAEAALLAAALGAGSFLAQYPAGWLADKISVDRTVRGALVCLIVTSVAAPFLATGATGAMFTAFLWGGAGGMLYTLAMIRVGHGFSGTALLRATASVVSGYTIGCTAGPTLIGLAMEASPRLGLPVTLACLAGLAIAAHIASTRAKR from the coding sequence ATGAGCGCGACCGTCCCCCTTTCCGTCTGGCGCCTGGGCGCATCCGGCGTCGCCGCCGTTATCGGCTTTTCGCTGTTGATCCCCTACACGGCGATCCGTCTGGAAGGGCTGGGCCATTCGGCAACGGCGATCGGCGTATTTTCGGCCATCCCGTGGCTCGCCGTCCTGGCGCTGGCACCGTTCATCGCCCGGCTCGCCCAGATCATCGGCGGCAGCACGATGTATGTGCAGGCGGCGTTGATCTCCGCGCCCTTTCCGCTGGTCTTCGCGCTGACCGAGAATTACCTCGTCTGGTGCGCGATCAATTTCCTGATCGGCGTCGCCGCGGCGTTGCGCTGGATCGTGTCCGAAGCCTGGGTCGTCGACCTCGTCCCCGCCGACCGGCGCGGCCGGGCGGTCGGGCTTTACGAAACCTCGCTCGGTTTCTCGTTCATGTGCGGGCCGCTGCTGCTCACGCCCTTCGCGCCCGATAGCCCGGTCCCGGCTTTCATCGCCATCTTGCTGTGGACGCTCTCATGGCTGCTCGCCTCGGGCCTGCCCGCGACGCCGGCGCGCGAGGGCGACGAACGCCCGCGCGAAAGCAGCTTCGCGCTGGTCTTGCGCGCCGTCCCCGCCGCGATCGTCGCGGCCGTCGTCGGCGGCGCGTTCGAAACCGGCTTGACCGGCATCGGCACCTATTGGGGGCTGGCGATCGGCTTGAGTGCGGCCGAAGCCGCCTTGCTCGCCGCCGCCTTGGGGGCGGGTTCGTTCCTGGCGCAATATCCGGCGGGCTGGCTCGCCGACAAAATCTCGGTCGATCGTACGGTGCGCGGCGCGCTGGTTTGCCTGATCGTCACATCCGTTGCGGCGCCTTTCCTGGCGACCGGTGCCACGGGGGCGATGTTCACCGCATTCCTGTGGGGTGGTGCGGGCGGCATGCTCTACACGTTGGCGATGATCCGTGTGGGCCACGGCTTCTCGGGTACGGCCTTGCTGCGCGCGACCGCCTCGGTCGTGTCGGGCTACACGATCGGCTGTACGGCGGGGCCCACGCTGATCGGTTTGGCGATGGAGGCAAGTCCGCGCCTGGGCTTGCCGGTCACGCTCGCATGCCTCGCGGGCCTCGCCATCGCCGCGCATATCGCGAGCACGCGCGCGAAACGCTAG
- a CDS encoding GNAT family N-acetyltransferase, with protein sequence MNPAIPAWRPMREADLGFVDRLGNSIYPEHVESFAAFAAKFRASPESCMVAEKGGRGVGYCLALPADAGNPPRLDQVRYAPAKPVFIHLHDIALSEAARGHGLVPLAIDRLAEVARAKSFDGLSLIAVMGTETMWPRYGFKPAPCDRAVIASFGGGVYMTRPF encoded by the coding sequence ATGAATCCCGCCATTCCCGCTTGGCGTCCGATGCGCGAAGCCGATTTGGGCTTCGTCGATCGGCTCGGCAATTCCATCTATCCCGAACATGTCGAAAGTTTCGCGGCTTTCGCGGCGAAATTCCGCGCCTCCCCGGAATCCTGCATGGTCGCCGAGAAGGGCGGTCGCGGGGTCGGGTATTGCCTGGCGCTGCCCGCCGATGCTGGCAATCCGCCGCGTCTCGACCAGGTGCGCTACGCGCCCGCGAAGCCGGTTTTTATCCATCTGCATGACATCGCGTTGTCGGAAGCGGCGCGCGGGCACGGGCTTGTGCCGCTCGCGATCGATCGCTTGGCCGAAGTCGCGCGCGCCAAATCCTTCGATGGCTTGTCGCTGATCGCGGTGATGGGCACGGAAACGATGTGGCCGCGCTACGGCTTCAAACCCGCCCCGTGCGATCGCGCGGTGATCGCGAGCTTCGGCGGCGGCGTCTATATGACGCGGCCGTTCTAA
- a CDS encoding threonylcarbamoyl-AMP synthase produces MRPRKITKASLARAASALRAGRLVAFATETVYGLGARADDPRAVAKIYAAKRRPRFNPLIAHVPDLAAAKRIATFDARAELIARAFWPGPLTLVLPLRSSAGVCNAARAGLPSIAIRIPAPKAARDLLRLAGVPIAAPSANPSGRLSPTRAIDVARGLAHIQGDVLDGGPCAVGVESTIVDLTGAQARLLRPGGVAAEDIAALIGDLAAPGGGTIKAPGMLASHYAPRAKLRLNAGGPDEGELYLGFGGLPQGTDGIDLSPRGDLAEAARNLFTALRDLDGRGAARIAVAAIPEKGLGRAINDRLRRAAAPRP; encoded by the coding sequence ATGCGGCCCCGGAAGATCACCAAAGCGAGCCTGGCGCGCGCGGCAAGCGCTTTGCGCGCGGGCCGCCTCGTCGCCTTTGCGACCGAGACGGTCTACGGGCTGGGGGCGCGCGCCGACGATCCGCGCGCGGTCGCCAAGATCTACGCCGCCAAGCGCCGGCCGCGATTCAATCCGTTGATCGCGCATGTGCCCGATCTCGCCGCCGCCAAGCGCATCGCGACATTCGACGCGCGTGCCGAATTGATCGCACGCGCGTTCTGGCCCGGCCCGTTGACGCTGGTGCTGCCGCTTCGAAGTTCCGCAGGCGTGTGCAACGCCGCGCGCGCGGGGCTTCCCAGCATTGCGATCCGTATTCCCGCCCCGAAGGCCGCGCGCGATTTGCTGCGCTTGGCGGGTGTGCCCATCGCTGCCCCCAGCGCCAACCCGTCGGGCCGTTTGTCGCCCACGCGCGCGATCGACGTGGCGCGGGGCCTCGCGCATATCCAAGGCGACGTGCTCGACGGCGGGCCCTGCGCCGTCGGCGTGGAATCCACCATCGTCGATTTGACCGGCGCACAAGCGCGGCTGCTGCGCCCCGGCGGTGTGGCGGCGGAAGATATCGCCGCACTGATCGGCGATCTGGCCGCCCCCGGCGGCGGCACGATCAAGGCGCCGGGCATGCTGGCGAGCCACTACGCCCCGCGTGCCAAGCTGCGCTTGAACGCCGGCGGGCCGGACGAAGGCGAGCTTTATTTGGGCTTCGGCGGCTTGCCGCAAGGAACGGACGGGATCGACCTGTCCCCGCGCGGCGATCTGGCGGAGGCGGCGCGCAATCTGTTCACCGCCTTGCGCGATCTCGATGGGCGCGGTGCCGCGCGCATTGCCGTCGCCGCGATCCCGGAAAAAGGCCTGGGCCGCGCGATCAACGATCGCTTGCGCCGCGCCGCCGCACCCCGTCCTTAG
- a CDS encoding ParA family protein, which yields MAGRIVVVAQQKGGAGKTTLAAHLAAYFAGRGLRTAAADIDPQGSFTRWTELRFNARDGQGLGFGFAQLSGWRLPTELDRMAREHDIVIVDSAPHAMTDSRTAIRYAHLVLVPVQPSPMDLWATGPTLALAREERRPSMLVINRMPPRSTLASDMVEKLNALDAGVCRVALGNRTAYASSLGAGLGVTEFEPGSTAARELAAAGDDVLAALNR from the coding sequence ATGGCCGGTCGGATCGTCGTCGTTGCGCAGCAAAAGGGAGGGGCGGGCAAAACCACGCTCGCCGCGCACTTGGCCGCCTATTTCGCGGGGCGCGGTTTGCGCACGGCCGCCGCCGATATCGATCCGCAAGGCTCCTTCACGCGCTGGACCGAATTGCGCTTCAACGCGCGCGACGGTCAGGGGCTTGGCTTCGGCTTCGCGCAGCTTTCGGGCTGGCGTTTGCCGACCGAACTCGACCGCATGGCGCGCGAACACGACATCGTGATCGTCGACTCAGCGCCCCATGCGATGACGGATTCGCGCACAGCGATCCGCTACGCGCATTTGGTGCTGGTGCCCGTACAGCCGTCGCCGATGGATTTGTGGGCGACGGGCCCGACGCTGGCGCTGGCGCGCGAAGAACGCCGCCCGTCGATGCTGGTCATCAACCGCATGCCGCCGCGCTCGACCCTTGCGAGCGACATGGTCGAGAAGCTCAACGCGCTCGATGCGGGCGTGTGCCGCGTGGCGCTGGGCAACCGCACGGCCTATGCGTCGAGCTTGGGGGCGGGGCTGGGTGTGACGGAATTCGAGCCGGGTTCGACCGCCGCGCGCGAATTGGCGGCGGCGGGCGACGACGTGCTGGCGGCGCTGAACCGCTAG
- a CDS encoding carboxymuconolactone decarboxylase family protein → MARVRDLKPDDLPQDLAAIFRKYASEYGPFANQASIVAHVPAALRHIMPMLMELRAAKTLPRRYLEIAIVVVSKLNACHYCVGHHVPMLKVEGVPEDAVAQIPDQVDHPALDDIDRLVIAYSVAVTNEPHRIGDKMHAELRKHFTEAQVVELTLRIALTTFFNKFSEALGIEEEGAEAHAAQ, encoded by the coding sequence ATGGCCCGTGTACGCGATTTGAAACCCGACGATCTGCCGCAAGATCTGGCCGCGATCTTCCGAAAATACGCCTCCGAATACGGGCCCTTCGCCAATCAGGCGTCGATCGTGGCGCATGTGCCCGCCGCCTTGCGTCACATCATGCCGATGCTGATGGAATTGCGCGCGGCCAAGACGCTGCCGCGCCGCTATCTCGAAATCGCGATCGTCGTCGTCTCCAAGCTCAACGCCTGCCATTACTGCGTCGGCCATCACGTGCCGATGCTGAAGGTCGAAGGCGTGCCGGAGGATGCGGTCGCGCAGATCCCCGATCAGGTAGATCACCCCGCCCTCGACGATATCGATCGCCTCGTGATCGCCTATTCGGTCGCGGTGACCAACGAACCGCACCGCATCGGCGACAAAATGCACGCCGAGCTGCGCAAGCATTTCACCGAGGCGCAGGTGGTGGAGCTCACCTTGCGCATTGCGCTGACGACGTTCTTCAACAAATTCTCGGAAGCGCTGGGCATCGAAGAAGAAGGCGCGGAAGCGCACGCGGCGCAGTAA
- the cysQ gene encoding 3'(2'),5'-bisphosphate nucleotidase CysQ yields the protein MSLDFVALRPALIALARAAATEILRIYARDFDVRAKADRTPVTEADERAEAIILAGLAKLAPGVPAVAEEAVARGDVTWPATAPREFFLVDPLDGTREFVERSDNFAVNIGLVVDGRPALGVVLHPVSGVAWSGGIGLGAFRTEKDGGEKPIQARAKPADGLVVVTSKSHSSGAESAYCDGMVVKEHRKVGSAAKFGLVAEGTADLYPRLGPTSEWDTAAGEALLVASGGHVEKLDGTPLVYGKPGFRNPDFVARGAW from the coding sequence GTGAGTCTCGACTTCGTCGCCTTGCGCCCCGCCTTGATCGCATTGGCGCGCGCGGCGGCCACGGAAATCCTGCGCATCTACGCGCGAGATTTCGATGTGCGCGCCAAGGCCGACCGTACGCCGGTGACGGAAGCGGACGAGCGCGCCGAGGCGATCATCCTCGCCGGTCTCGCGAAACTCGCCCCCGGCGTTCCGGCCGTGGCGGAGGAAGCCGTGGCGCGGGGCGATGTGACATGGCCCGCCACGGCGCCGCGCGAGTTTTTCCTCGTCGACCCGCTCGACGGGACGCGCGAATTCGTCGAACGCAGCGACAATTTCGCCGTCAATATCGGCTTGGTCGTGGACGGTCGCCCCGCGCTCGGCGTCGTGCTGCATCCCGTCTCCGGTGTCGCATGGTCGGGCGGGATAGGGCTTGGCGCCTTCCGCACCGAAAAGGATGGCGGCGAAAAACCGATCCAGGCGCGCGCCAAACCCGCCGACGGGCTGGTCGTCGTCACCTCCAAAAGCCATAGCTCGGGTGCCGAAAGCGCCTATTGCGACGGCATGGTCGTGAAGGAACATCGCAAAGTCGGCTCGGCCGCGAAATTTGGGTTGGTCGCCGAAGGTACGGCGGATCTCTATCCGCGCCTGGGCCCCACGTCGGAATGGGATACGGCGGCCGGCGAAGCTTTGCTGGTCGCTTCGGGCGGCCATGTCGAGAAACTCGACGGCACGCCCTTGGTTTACGGCAAGCCCGGTTTCCGCAATCCCGATTTCGTCGCGCGCGGCGCGTGGTAA
- a CDS encoding xanthine dehydrogenase family protein molybdopterin-binding subunit produces MKFGVGQSPRRLEDRRLLLGHGRYTDDTLLPRQSHAYFLRSPQAHAKIKRLDVTAAKTAPGVLTVVTGADLEAAGVGHLPCMAPQKHRDGSTTWIPPRPALATDAVRFVGDPIVMVVAETLAEARDAAELVEIEFEELPAVGDIARAAAKGAPQVWAKAPGNVALDWDMGDRAKADELFAKAARVIELDLVNNRLAPSSMEPRMAIGEWDSSLQRMTLHCGSQGGAGLRKVLTNYVFKTPENSLRVISGDVGGGFGMKIFLYPEYIGVLFAAKQIGRPVKWTGDRSEAFLADTHGRDHLTNAKLAVDANGKFLALKVYTQANLGAYLSHYGPFIPTFAGTAMLAGVYTFGAVYCHVVGYFTNTAPVDAYRGAGRPEANYVTERIVDVASRELGIAPDELRRRNFIPPEAMPYKTALDTTYDSGEFAQNLTDAMKFADWDGFPARKAASKAKGMLRGRGLITYVEACGGGSEETAQIRFDSTGGATVLIGNQSNGQGHETAYAQMVSERLGVPMDSVRVIQGDTDTVLYPGMTGGSRALAVSGSAVGKAVERVIAKGKKIAAHVLEAAEADIEFDGKDFRVAGTDMAKSFVDIVKTSFVTAKLPNDMSIGIDETGSFQPPGATYPNGCHIAEVEIDPNTGEVKVLDYTVVDDFGNVMNPMMVEGQVHGGVAQGLGQALLENCVYDPETGQLLTGSFMDYAMPRAYDLPPIRFAYNEVPCRNNPLGVKGAGEAGAIGAPPSIIAAVVDALAEYGVKHIDMPATPEKVWRLIQAGSAKAAAE; encoded by the coding sequence ATGAAGTTCGGTGTCGGTCAGTCCCCGCGTCGCCTCGAAGATCGCCGGCTTTTGCTCGGTCACGGCCGTTACACCGACGACACGCTCCTGCCCCGGCAGAGCCACGCCTATTTCCTGCGTTCGCCCCAGGCGCACGCCAAGATCAAGCGCCTGGACGTGACGGCCGCGAAAACCGCCCCGGGCGTGCTGACGGTCGTGACGGGGGCGGACCTCGAAGCCGCAGGCGTTGGCCACCTGCCCTGCATGGCGCCGCAAAAGCATCGCGACGGGTCGACGACCTGGATCCCGCCGCGCCCGGCTTTGGCGACGGATGCGGTGCGCTTCGTCGGCGACCCGATCGTGATGGTCGTCGCCGAAACTTTGGCCGAAGCGCGCGACGCGGCCGAGCTGGTCGAAATCGAGTTCGAGGAATTGCCGGCCGTGGGCGACATCGCGCGCGCCGCCGCGAAGGGCGCGCCGCAAGTCTGGGCGAAGGCGCCGGGCAACGTGGCGCTCGACTGGGATATGGGCGACAGGGCCAAGGCGGACGAGTTGTTCGCCAAGGCCGCGCGCGTGATCGAGCTCGACCTCGTCAACAACCGCTTGGCGCCATCGTCGATGGAGCCGCGCATGGCGATCGGCGAATGGGATTCGAGCTTGCAGCGCATGACGCTGCATTGCGGCAGCCAAGGCGGTGCGGGCCTGCGCAAGGTGCTGACCAACTACGTGTTCAAGACTCCCGAGAATTCGCTACGCGTGATTTCGGGCGACGTGGGCGGCGGCTTCGGGATGAAGATCTTCCTTTATCCCGAATATATCGGCGTGTTGTTCGCCGCCAAGCAGATCGGCCGTCCGGTCAAGTGGACGGGCGATCGCAGCGAAGCCTTCTTGGCCGACACGCATGGCCGCGACCATCTGACCAACGCCAAGCTCGCGGTCGACGCGAACGGCAAGTTCCTGGCACTGAAGGTCTATACGCAGGCCAATCTGGGGGCCTATCTCTCGCATTACGGGCCGTTTATCCCGACCTTCGCGGGCACGGCGATGCTGGCGGGCGTCTACACGTTCGGCGCGGTTTACTGCCACGTCGTCGGCTATTTCACGAACACCGCCCCGGTCGATGCCTATCGCGGGGCGGGCCGCCCCGAAGCCAATTACGTGACCGAGCGCATCGTCGACGTCGCCTCGCGCGAGCTGGGTATCGCGCCCGACGAGCTGCGCCGCCGCAACTTCATTCCGCCCGAAGCGATGCCGTACAAAACGGCGCTCGACACGACATACGACAGTGGCGAGTTCGCGCAGAACCTGACCGACGCGATGAAATTCGCCGATTGGGACGGGTTCCCGGCGCGCAAGGCCGCCAGCAAGGCCAAGGGCATGCTGCGCGGGCGCGGCCTTATCACTTACGTCGAGGCGTGCGGCGGCGGGTCGGAGGAAACGGCACAGATACGTTTCGATTCCACCGGCGGCGCCACCGTTCTGATCGGTAACCAGTCGAACGGCCAGGGCCACGAAACCGCCTATGCGCAGATGGTGTCGGAACGCCTGGGCGTGCCGATGGACAGCGTGCGCGTGATCCAGGGCGATACCGACACGGTGCTCTACCCCGGCATGACCGGCGGCAGCCGCGCGCTCGCCGTGTCCGGTTCGGCCGTCGGCAAGGCGGTCGAACGCGTGATCGCCAAAGGCAAGAAGATCGCCGCCCATGTGCTGGAAGCCGCCGAAGCCGATATCGAATTCGACGGCAAGGATTTCCGCGTCGCGGGCACCGACATGGCGAAAAGCTTCGTCGATATCGTCAAGACCAGCTTCGTCACCGCGAAGTTGCCCAACGATATGAGCATTGGCATCGACGAGACCGGCAGTTTCCAACCGCCGGGGGCGACGTATCCGAACGGCTGCCACATCGCCGAGGTCGAGATCGACCCGAACACTGGCGAAGTGAAGGTGCTCGACTACACGGTCGTCGACGATTTCGGCAACGTGATGAACCCGATGATGGTCGAAGGCCAGGTGCATGGCGGCGTGGCGCAGGGTCTGGGTCAGGCGCTGCTCGAAAACTGCGTCTACGATCCCGAGACCGGGCAGTTGCTGACGGGCTCGTTCATGGATTACGCGATGCCCCGCGCCTACGACCTGCCGCCGATCCGCTTCGCCTATAACGAGGTGCCGTGCCGCAACAATCCGCTGGGCGTGAAGGGTGCGGGCGAAGCGGGTGCGATCGGCGCTCCGCCGTCGATCATCGCGGCGGTCGTCGACGCGCTGGCCGAATACGGCGTGAAGCATATCGACATGCCCGCCACGCCCGAGAAGGTCTGGCGCCTGATCCAAGCGGGTTCGGCCAAGGCCGCGGCGGAGTGA
- a CDS encoding SOS response-associated peptidase has protein sequence MCGRYSITTPVEAMRRVFGFDGPLPNLQPRWNVAPTQTAPVIRRAADGGRELAMLSWGLVPYWAEDTKLQSHMINARGETVAEKPAFKQAYRQRRCLVPADGFYEWQTLGAKTKQPLLFRMADGAPFAFAGLWERWVPPKGEVLETFTIVNTAANAPMSQFHDRVPIILAPADWAAWLDPAVDPASLVKAPPSEWLTYTRVSTYVNSVKHDDAGCFEPAPDAEPKPEPPKKAKAVDGRQGSLF, from the coding sequence ATGTGCGGTCGCTACTCCATCACCACCCCCGTCGAAGCGATGCGCCGGGTCTTCGGATTCGACGGCCCATTGCCCAATCTTCAGCCGCGCTGGAACGTGGCGCCGACCCAAACGGCCCCGGTGATCCGCCGGGCGGCCGATGGGGGGCGCGAATTGGCGATGTTGAGCTGGGGCCTCGTGCCCTATTGGGCCGAAGATACGAAACTGCAAAGCCATATGATCAACGCGCGCGGCGAAACGGTGGCCGAGAAGCCCGCCTTCAAACAGGCCTATCGCCAGCGCCGCTGCCTCGTCCCCGCCGACGGGTTCTACGAATGGCAGACGCTGGGCGCCAAAACGAAACAGCCGCTGCTGTTCCGCATGGCGGACGGCGCGCCTTTCGCCTTCGCCGGGCTATGGGAACGCTGGGTGCCGCCCAAGGGCGAGGTGCTGGAGACCTTCACCATCGTCAACACGGCGGCGAATGCGCCGATGTCTCAATTCCATGATCGCGTGCCGATCATCTTGGCGCCGGCGGATTGGGCCGCGTGGCTCGATCCGGCGGTCGATCCCGCGTCGCTCGTCAAGGCGCCGCCGTCGGAGTGGCTCACCTATACGCGTGTCTCGACCTATGTGAACTCGGTCAAACACGACGATGCGGGGTGTTTCGAGCCCGCCCCCGACGCCGAGCCGAAACCCGAGCCGCCGAAAAAAGCCAAAGCCGTCGACGGCCGCCAAGGCTCGCTGTTTTAA
- a CDS encoding cytochrome b, protein MRNTPTRYGAPARTFHWLTVLLVAGLFGVGLYMTRLEFSDWKLRVYSWHETVGVCVFLLTLARLGWRLYSPPPPLPPAPWIEHVAAETAHRFLYFCLIVQPILGWMGSNAFGFPVVWFGLVPLPNPLPKDDDLGGLLLGAHSLLAYTMGLVLLIHAGAALHHHFVRRDTILARMTPWIKPRPEKF, encoded by the coding sequence ATGCGCAATACCCCCACGCGCTACGGCGCGCCCGCCCGAACCTTCCACTGGCTGACGGTCCTGCTCGTCGCCGGGTTGTTCGGCGTCGGGCTTTATATGACGCGCCTCGAATTTTCCGATTGGAAGCTGCGCGTCTATTCCTGGCACGAGACCGTGGGCGTCTGCGTGTTTCTGCTCACGCTCGCGCGGCTCGGCTGGCGGCTTTATTCGCCGCCCCCGCCCTTACCGCCCGCCCCGTGGATCGAACATGTCGCGGCCGAAACCGCGCATCGCTTCCTGTATTTCTGTCTCATCGTGCAGCCGATCCTGGGCTGGATGGGTTCCAACGCCTTCGGCTTTCCGGTCGTGTGGTTCGGATTGGTGCCGCTGCCCAACCCGCTGCCGAAAGACGACGATCTCGGCGGCCTGCTGCTCGGCGCGCATTCGCTGCTTGCCTATACGATGGGTTTGGTGCTGCTGATCCACGCGGGCGCCGCGCTGCATCACCATTTCGTGCGCCGCGACACGATCCTCGCGCGCATGACGCCCTGGATCAAACCGCGTCCCGAGAAATTTTAA
- a CDS encoding DUF4169 family protein — protein MSEIVNLNRVRKTKAREDRAAQADANRTKFGRTKAERERQAAQDALEAQRLDGHKRED, from the coding sequence ATGAGCGAGATCGTCAACCTCAACCGCGTGCGCAAAACCAAAGCCCGCGAAGATCGTGCGGCGCAGGCCGACGCCAACCGCACGAAATTCGGCCGCACCAAGGCCGAACGCGAACGGCAAGCGGCGCAGGACGCGCTGGAAGCCCAGCGTCTCGACGGCCACAAGCGCGAGGACTGA
- a CDS encoding DUF3303 family protein, which translates to MLFMVVETFAGGDMVPIYRHMAEKGRGLPDGVEYIDSWISIDMTRCFQLMRADDAAKLQQWVLHWRGLGIGFEFVPVVPAKDTRGLHEKAALA; encoded by the coding sequence ATGTTGTTCATGGTCGTCGAAACATTTGCGGGCGGCGATATGGTGCCGATCTATCGCCACATGGCGGAGAAGGGGCGCGGCCTGCCCGATGGCGTCGAATATATCGATTCCTGGATTTCGATCGACATGACGCGCTGCTTCCAGCTGATGCGCGCCGACGACGCGGCCAAGCTGCAGCAATGGGTGCTGCATTGGCGGGGCCTCGGGATCGGGTTCGAATTCGTGCCCGTCGTGCCCGCCAAGGACACGCGCGGGCTGCACGAGAAAGCCGCTTTAGCCTGA